AGCCTGGCTTTGGCTGAAACCCATGTGTTGAGAATCGGTTTGCTTCCGGTGTTAAGCGCGCGGGTGCTGCTTACCAATTACCAACCCTTGCGCGCTTATCTTGAACGCGAACTGCAACAGCCAGTAGAATTGGTAACAGCGACAGATTTTCGTACATTTCATTTGAGTACGGTAGCCGGTGAATACGATGCTGTGGTGACAGCCCCTCATTTTGCGAGACTGGCACAAATTGATGCGAAATATATTCCCTTGGCAGCCTATCGTTCTGCAAACCGTGCAATTTTGATTACTTCAAAAGATCGCCCCTTGAAGTCGATCAATGATTTACGTGGCCAATCGCTTGCAATTCCAGACAGACATGCCATGGTAGTGAGTCAGGCGCTGTATTGGCTGGGTGAGCAAGGCATGCATGCGGGTAGCGATTTTAAATTGGTGGAAACTCCTAGTTTGAATAGTGCTGCGTATTCAGTTCAAAACCATCAGAGTGTGCTGGCAGTGATGGCACCAACGGGTATGAAGCAAATGCCCGACAGTATCAAGGATAGTATTCAGGTCTTTGCCAATCTACCCGAGTTACCGAGTAGTTTGATTTGGATGGCCAATCCCAGAATTGCTGCTCAGGTGCCACAATTCAAGGCTGCATTGCTAAAATTGACGAATGCAATACCTGAAGGCGCTCTGTTTCTTGAATCAACGGGCTATATTGGTTTGCGCGAAATTACTTTGGATGAGATGAAAACCCTTGACCCCTACGCTAAAGAGTTAAGCGGGATGTTTAAACGCCCATGAGTGTAAAACGGTCGTTCTCCCTCAGGACCAAACTGCTACTGGCGAGTATTGTTGTTGAGGCGGTCATGTTGACATTGCTGGTGACAAACAGCTTACGTCTTACTCAGGAAAGCCTGGTTAATCAAACTCGTCAACGTTCTGAAGAACTGAATATTCTTTTTAACGGGGCCTTGGGGGCGCCCTTGGCGCAGCGTGATTATGCAACACTTAATGAATTCCTTGAAGATGTACGGCGGGATCAAGGGGTTGTTTACATGGTATTAAAGGATCGATCCGGTCAAATTGTGGCTTCTGCCGGGTGGGAAGCAAATCGTGTTCTCCCTGTCCCGAGTCATAGTCTTGAAGTGAACAAGGAAAGGGATGATCGTTTTGATCTTGCAGTCCCCATCAAACTTGCTGGACAGACTTATGGAACGCTTTCTTATGGTTTGTCCAGCAAGTTTCTTCATGATGCACAATCACACTTGCTGCAGCAAAGTCTGTTGATCGCAGCGATAGAGATTTTTCTGTCTTTTGTGCTGCTTGCCGGGCTTGGTTTTTGGTTGACACGTCATTTGGGCATTCTGACAAGAGCAACAGAGGCTGTGGCCATGGGCGATTTTAATATGGTTTTGCCCGTGAAGTCGGCTGATGAAATTGGTCAGCTCACCCAAACGTTTAATCTGATGTCTGAGACCATCCGTGGTCGAATTGCAGCATTAACTGAAAATGAGGCTAAATTTCATGCTATCGCTGATTTTACTTACGGTTGGGAAAGCTGGATCGACCCAAATGGTCAGCTGATCTGGTCGAATCCTTCTGTTGAGCGCATCACAGGCTATACGCCACAGGAATGCATGGAGATGACGAATTTCCCCGTCAACCTTGTTGCAGAATCCGATGCTGAGAATGTTTTGCATTCATTCAAGATGGCGCTGCAAGGTGGGGAAGGGAAAAATTTTGAATTCCAGTTGCGCTGTAAAGACGGAAGCATTATATGGGTGGTAGTGTTTTGGCAGTCAATTTATGGTGCTAACCGCGAAAACAAGGGTATTCGTGCCAGCATGCTGGATATCTCTGGTCGCAAGCAAGCTGAACTTGCCTTGGTCGATGCCTTGGCTGATCTCAGGCGGGCAGATGAAGGTCGACGTCTTTACCTGCTGAGTACGGAGGAGGAGCGAGCCAGGCTGGTTGCGCTTCTTGGTGCTATGAATATGGGTATCCTGTTTGTAAACGCAGATAGCAAGGTTAAGTATTACAACCCTGCATTTATGCGTATATGGATGATTTCAGAGGAAACTACTCTTGCGGGCAAGTCGGCAGAAGATGTGCTGAAGCATTCCGGGAATATACTGGCCCGTCCCGATAATTTTTCCAAGCACGTTTTGAGCGCTCTGGAAGCCCATGAAGTGTCCGATAGCTTCGAAATTGTCATGGCTGATGGCCGTGTCATCACGCAATTATCTTATCCGGTGCGTGACAACGAAGGGCGGTTTATCGGACGTTTGTGGATTTATGAAGATGTCACCCGTGAGCGCCAAACTGCTGAACAATTAATTTATCTCGCAGAACGGGATTCTCTCACCGGATTATTTAATCGACGTCGATTCCAGGATGAGTTGTCACGGTTGCTTGCAGATTCTGATCGTCATGAAAGCCATGGGGCACTGCTGTTTTTTGATCTGGATGAGTTCAAATACGTTAACGATACCTTTGGTCATCGGGCTGGCGATGCCATGTTGATACGTGTAGCCGGCGAAGTGGGGGCGTTGGTTCGTCGTAACGAAATATTGAGCCGTCTGGGTGGAGATGAGTTTGCTCTGCTCATGC
The genomic region above belongs to Sulfurirhabdus autotrophica and contains:
- a CDS encoding phosphate/phosphite/phosphonate ABC transporter substrate-binding protein, which produces MKNSGLWKCFSVHRLLVLFALLVPSLALAETHVLRIGLLPVLSARVLLTNYQPLRAYLERELQQPVELVTATDFRTFHLSTVAGEYDAVVTAPHFARLAQIDAKYIPLAAYRSANRAILITSKDRPLKSINDLRGQSLAIPDRHAMVVSQALYWLGEQGMHAGSDFKLVETPSLNSAAYSVQNHQSVLAVMAPTGMKQMPDSIKDSIQVFANLPELPSSLIWMANPRIAAQVPQFKAALLKLTNAIPEGALFLESTGYIGLREITLDEMKTLDPYAKELSGMFKRP
- a CDS encoding EAL domain-containing protein; the protein is MSVKRSFSLRTKLLLASIVVEAVMLTLLVTNSLRLTQESLVNQTRQRSEELNILFNGALGAPLAQRDYATLNEFLEDVRRDQGVVYMVLKDRSGQIVASAGWEANRVLPVPSHSLEVNKERDDRFDLAVPIKLAGQTYGTLSYGLSSKFLHDAQSHLLQQSLLIAAIEIFLSFVLLAGLGFWLTRHLGILTRATEAVAMGDFNMVLPVKSADEIGQLTQTFNLMSETIRGRIAALTENEAKFHAIADFTYGWESWIDPNGQLIWSNPSVERITGYTPQECMEMTNFPVNLVAESDAENVLHSFKMALQGGEGKNFEFQLRCKDGSIIWVVVFWQSIYGANRENKGIRASMLDISGRKQAELALVDALADLRRADEGRRLYLLSTEEERARLVALLGAMNMGILFVNADSKVKYYNPAFMRIWMISEETTLAGKSAEDVLKHSGNILARPDNFSKHVLSALEAHEVSDSFEIVMADGRVITQLSYPVRDNEGRFIGRLWIYEDVTRERQTAEQLIYLAERDSLTGLFNRRRFQDELSRLLADSDRHESHGALLFFDLDEFKYVNDTFGHRAGDAMLIRVAGEVGALVRRNEILSRLGGDEFALLMPDATEKEAETLAERIVRAISQIPFRFEGQNLRLTTSLGIAHYPKHAVAAEELVAHADAAMYQAKESGKNAWRSYRPDLDDSREMVSRLSWNDRIGRAFENNLLRLHFQGVYLTDTGELSHLEVLVRMVDEQDESRLVMPGHFIPFAEKSGKILDIDRWVLRESIKLLSKSASIPSLAVNISGRSFDEPTLPHYIAEQLSIFNVRSSRLWVELTETSAISDLQDAERFIEALRQTGCHTCLDDFGTGFSSFAYLKHLKADVLKIDGLFIRDLPNDRDNQVFVKSIVDVARGLGKKTVAEFVENAETLEMLKRLGVDMVQGYHLDKPRGDHPAILAGMP